The following are from one region of the Nicotiana tomentosiformis chromosome 7, ASM39032v3, whole genome shotgun sequence genome:
- the LOC104106269 gene encoding receptor-like protein kinase THESEUS 1 — MMMFVLVVVLSSFLIQESNAAFTPADNYLLACGSSKNVTFLGQIFVPDTTHSSVALESPENSIASTSNSTAPFSIYQSARSFHTTTSYKFDIHQQGRHWVRLYFYPIPGHNLTSASITVVTENFVLLNNFSFNKYRGKYLFKEYAINVTSDSLTIALIPSNNSVAFINAIEVVSVPDELIPAQAVTVSPPAPFNGLSELALETVYRLNMGGPLVTAQNDTLGRTWENDVKYLHVNSSAVNASVNPSSIKYPDTIRPEIAPNWVYATAETMGDANTADGNFNITWEFPVDPSFMYFIRVHFCDIVSKSMNTLLFNLYINDDIALLDLDLSNSAGNLEVPYYRDFVSNSTTNSGVLTVSVGPDTGADWINAIMNGLEIMKISNAARSLSGVSSVETLLVMHHKKNKKGVIIGSAVGASAALAIIGLCYCCLVARRSKTSQQGQGHPWLPLPLYGNSLTLTKMSTTSQKSGTASCISLVSANLGRFFSFQEIMDATNKFDESLLLGVGGFGRVYKGTLEDGTKLAVKRGNPRSEQGLAEFRTEIEMLSKLRHRHLVSLIGYCDERSEMILVYEYMANGPLRSHLYGTDLPPLSWKQRLEICIGAARGLHYLHTGASQSIIHRDVKTTNILLDENFVAKVADFGLSKTGPALDQTHVSTAVKGSFGYLDPEYFRRQQLTEKSDVYSFGVVLMEVLCTRPALNPVLPREQVNIAEWAMIWQKKGMLDQIMDPNLAGKVTSASLKKFGETAEKCLADHGVDRPSMGDVLWNLEYALQLEETSSALAEPDDNSTNHIPGIPLTPLEPFDNSVSMIEGINSGTDDDAEDAATSAVFSQLVNPRGR, encoded by the coding sequence ATGATGATGTTTGTTCTAGTTGTTGTACTGTCCAGTTTTTTAATTCAAGAATCCAATGCTGCATTTACCCCTGCTGATAACTATTTGCTTGCTTGTggatcttccaaaaatgtaaccTTTCTTGGCCAGATTTTTGTTCCCGATACAACCCATTCTTCAGTTGCTTTAGAAAGTCCAGAAAATTCTATTGCTTCTACATCCAATTCTACTGCCCCATTTTCAATTTACCAATCTGCTAGGAGTTTCCACACTACAACATCTTACAAGTTTGATATTCATCAACAAGGGCGACACTGGGTTCGCCTTTATTTCTATCCTATTCCTGGCCATAACTTAACATCTGCCTCAATCACTGTGGTCACAGAAAACTTTGTTCTGTTGAATAATTTCAGTTTCAATAAGTATAGAGGTAAATACCTTTTTAAGGAATATGCAATCAATGTCACTTCAGATAGCTTGACTATTGCTTTAATCCCTTCAAACAACTCCGTTGCATTTATTAATGCGATTGAAGTTGTATCAGTACCTGATGAGTTGATTCCTGCACAAGCAGTTACTGTATCTCCACCAGCCCCTTTCAATGGCCTTTCTGAACTAGCCCTTGAGACTGTTTATCGGCTAAACATGGGCGGTCCTTTGGTTACTGCTCAGAATGATACCTTAGGGAGAACTTGGGAGAATGACGTGAAGTACCTGCACGTCAACAGCTCTGCGGTCAATGCTTCAGTTAATCCTTCAAGCATAAAATACCCAGATACCATCCGTCCTGAAATAGCACCAAATTGGGTTTATGCTACTGCTGAAACCATGGGAGATGCTAATACTGCCGACGGGAATTTCAATATTACATGGGAGTTCCCAGTTGATCCGAGCTTCATGTATTTCATCCGTGTACATTTTTGTGATATCGTGAGCAAATCCATGAATACTCTACTTTTTAACCTGTATATAAATGATGACATTGCTTTACTGGACCTAGACTTGTCAAATTCAGCTGGTAACTTGGAGGTGCCGTATTACAGGGACTTTGTCTCCAACTCCACAACGAATTCAGGTGTTCTGACAGTCAGTGTTGGTCCAGACACAGGAGCCGATTGGATCAATGCGATTATGAATGGATTGGAAATCATGAAGATTAGCAATGCAGCTAGAAGCTTGAGTGGGGTTTCGTCTGTCGAGACTCTACTTGTGATGCATcacaaaaagaacaaaaaaggTGTTATAATCGGGTCTGCTGTTGGAGCATCAGCTGCATTAGCAATTATTGGGTTGTGTTATTGCTGCTTGGTAGCCCGCAGATCAAAGACCTCTCAACAGGGGCAGGGGCACCCATGGCTTCCACTTCCGCTGTATGGAAACTCTTTAACTTTGACAAAGATGTCTACAACTTCTCAAAAGAGTGGAACAGCAAGCTGTATCTCCTTAGTTTCAGCCAATCTTGGTCGATTCTTCAGTTTCCAAGAAATAATGGATGCTACGAATAAATTTGACGAAAGCTTGCTTCTTGGTGTTGGTGGTTTTGGTAGAGTCTACAAGGGAACACTAGAAGATGGGACAAAGCTTGCTGTCAAAAGAGGCAACCCGAGATCTGAACAAGGTCTAGCTGAATTTCGAACAGAGATTGAAATGTTGTCCAAACTTCGCCACCGCCATCTTGTGTCTTTGATTGGCTATTGTGATGAAAGATCAGAAATGATATTGGTTTATGAATACATGGCGAATGGACCTCTCCGAAGTCATCTTTATGGAACGGATCTTCCACCTCTCTCTTGGAAACAGCGTCTTGAGATTTGTATAGGTGCTGCAAGGGGGCTGCATTACCTACACACTGGTGCATCCCAAAGCATCATTCACCGTGATGTGAAAACTACAAACATACTCTTGGATGAGAATTTTGTAGCCAAAGTTGCTGATTTTGGTCTCTCTAAAACGGGACCAGCTCTTGATCAGACCCACGTCAGTACTGCTGTTAAAGGTAGCTTTGGATACCTGGATCCTGAATACTTTAGAAGACAGCAGCTTACAGAGAAATCAGATGTTTATTCATTTGGTGTTGTCCTAATGGAAGTGCTGTGCACCCGACCTGCACTGAATCCAGTCCTACCACGGGAACAAGTCAATATAGCGGAATGGGCCATGATTTGGCAAAAGAAAGGCATGTTGGATCAGATAATGGACCCAAATCTTGCAGGGAAGGTGACTTCAGCCTCCCTTAAGAAGTTTGGGGAGACGGCGGAGAAGTGTTTGGCTGACCATGGAGTTGATAGACCTTCAATGGGAGATGTTCTGTGGAATCTCGAATATGCTCTTCAGCTTGAGGAAACCTCATCAGCGCTGGCGGAGCCTGATGATAACAGTACAAACCATATACCCGGCATACCTTTGACACCACTTGAGCCATTCGACAATAGTGTGAGTATGATTGAAGGGATTAACTCTGGAACTGATGATGATGCAGAGGATGCTGCCACTAGTGCTGTTTTCTCTCAGCTGGTAAACCCACGGGGAAGGTAA
- the LOC104106270 gene encoding uncharacterized protein produces MSNLINKWFFAIVILFLAGLTEIKGGELITCNNRKSKCFLKRFNCPPECPTVHPSQPNAKVCYLNCNSPMCMPECRNRKANCNHPGAACLDPRFIGGDGIVFYFHGKSNEHFSLVSDLNLQINARFIGLRPAGRPRDYTWIQALGILFDTHAFSVEATKAKTWDDQVDHLKFYYDGKELGIPEGYPSTWESSESSSIKVERTSSKNGALITLSEVAEISVNVVPITKEDDRIHNYQLPSDDCFAHLDVQFRFYGLSTKVEGVLGRTYQPDFKNPAKLGVAMPVVGGEDKYRTPTLLSPNCNSCIFSPAGVLEESDPLVMDFGALDCTGGSSSGHGIVCRK; encoded by the exons ATGAGTAACCTAATAAACAAGTGGTTTTTCGCCATTGTGATACTCTTCCTAGCTGGTCTAACAGAGATCAAAGGAGGAGAACTTATAACCTGCAATAACAGGAAAAGCAAATGCTTTCTGAAACGATTTAACTGCCCACCAGAATGCCCAACAGTACATCCAAGTCAACCAAACGCTAAAGTTTGCTATCTCAATTGTAATTCCCCCATGTGCATGCCTGAGTGCAGAA ACAGGAAGGCGAATTGCAATCACCCCGGAGCAGCATGCTTGGATCCTCGCTTCATTGGTGGAGATGGAATTGTCTTTTACTTCCATGGCAAGAGCAATGAGCATTTCAGCTTAGTTTCAGACCTTAATCTCCAGATTAATGCTCGCTTCATTGGCCTTCGACCTGCTGGTAGACCCCGAGACTACACATGGATTCAAGCTCTTGGAATCCTCTTTGACACGCATGCTTTCTCTGTTGAGGCTACCAAGGCAAAGACTTGGGACGACCAAGTTGATCACCTGAAATTCTATTATGACGGAAAGGAGTTAGGCATACCAGAAGGCTATCCATCTACATGGGAATCCTCTGAAAGCAGCAGCATTAAGGTAGAAAGAACTTCAAGCAAGAACGGTGCTTTGATCACACTTTCAGAAGTTGCAGAAATTTCAGTTAATGTAGTACCTATTACAAAAGAAGATGACAGGATCCACAACTATCAGTTACCTTCTGATGACTGCTTCGCTCACCTGGACGTGCAGTTCAGATTCTATGGACTCTCGACGAAGGTTGAAGGTGTTCTTGGCCGAACTTACCAGCCAGACTTCAAGAATCCAGCAAAACTAGGTGTTGCGATGCCTGTAGTGGGAGGTGAAGACAAGTACAGAACTCCAACCCTTTTGTCTCCCAACTGTAACTCCTGTATCTTCTCTCCAGCTGGAGTTTTGGAAGAATCAGACCCACTAGTCATGGATTTTGGGGCTTTAGACTGTACTGGGGGATCAAGCAGCGGCCATGGAatagtttgcagaaaatga